A region from the Armatimonadota bacterium genome encodes:
- a CDS encoding integrase core domain-containing protein, translated as CRHGLRTRWERLTMLEAHSASTVGLLTERTRKHLRPPHVEAQRPGDLVCLDAFYIGKLKGVGRVWQLTACDAACSYAIATVVPRVTAQATVHFLRTHVVPIYQRAGHRLRAVLTDGGPEFQTAFTAACRALGIEHRRTKPRHAWTNGFVERLQGTILSELWRVAFRRTYYTSLGQLERDLQAYLRFYNRERPHLGYRLKGRTPAMAFRARGESQSANT; from the coding sequence TCTGTCGGCATGGGCTGCGCACCCGCTGGGAGCGGCTCACCATGCTGGAGGCGCACAGCGCGAGCACCGTCGGGCTGCTCACGGAGCGGACCCGCAAGCACCTGCGCCCGCCGCACGTGGAGGCCCAGCGGCCGGGGGATCTGGTCTGCCTCGATGCCTTCTACATTGGCAAGCTCAAAGGCGTAGGCAGAGTCTGGCAGCTCACCGCCTGCGACGCGGCCTGCTCGTACGCGATCGCTACCGTTGTCCCGCGGGTCACCGCGCAGGCGACCGTGCACTTCTTGCGGACCCACGTGGTGCCGATCTACCAGCGCGCTGGACACCGCCTCCGGGCTGTACTCACCGATGGCGGGCCGGAGTTTCAGACGGCCTTCACCGCGGCCTGTCGGGCGCTGGGCATCGAGCACCGACGGACCAAGCCGCGCCATGCCTGGACGAATGGGTTCGTCGAGCGCTTGCAGGGCACCATCCTCAGCGAGCTGTGGCGGGTGGCCTTCCGGCGCACCTACTACACCAGCCTGGGACAGTTGGAGCGGGACCTGCAGGCGTACCTGCGCTTCTACAACCGGGAGCGGCCCCATCTGGGCTATCGCCTCAAGGGTCGAACCCCGGCCATGGCATTCAGGGCTCGGGGGGAGTCGCAAAGTGCAAACACCTAG